ATAAAAGTGAATGGGAGTTTACCAAACAATATGCAAAGTCTTCTATGAGTAAAGTTTGGCAGCATTATGGTAATAAAGGAAAGTATGAGGGAGAAAAAGATGATCCAATGGCTTCTGGAGATTTCATGGCTGAAGATATTTATGCGTGTGAACAACAACAAAAATCGTTAAGCTCGCCGTATTTTAGTGTTGGTGCCAGAGCAGTTAGAGGAGAATATGCTATAATGCGATTTCAGGAAGAAGTAAAAAAATGGATGGAAGCTCATGGGGCTTTTGATAAAAAATAAAAGAAATAAGATGAGAAAAATTGTATTAGGGTTAATGATTGTTTTAGCAGCCTGTAATACTGCACAGAATAAAAAGGACGCTTCACAACCTTCACAAGATAATTTGAATATAGAGAACAAAGAAGTAATTGTATTAAAAGTAAATGCTCAAGAAGTAGATTGTTACGGAGCTCATGGTAAACAAAAATGTTTACAGATTAAAGAGTTAGGGGTAGATAGTACTTGGAAAAATCAATATGAAGGAATAGAGGGGTTTAATTATAGTTCAGGGTTTGTATACAATTTACAGGTGGAAAAGATAGCATTAAAAGAAGCACCTCAAGATGCATCCTCAATTTTTTACAAACTCATAGAAGTGTTGAAAAAAGAAAAACCAATTACAGATGAAGAATTGGCAAAGTTTCCAATTTTAGAAGTTACTGAAATAAGAAATGGAAAAGATGGCTACACGGCTATTTTAAAAGACGATAAAGAAGGATTATATACCTGCACGATTAGTATTCCAAATCTAGA
The sequence above is a segment of the Tenacibaculum sp. 190130A14a genome. Coding sequences within it:
- a CDS encoding DUF4377 domain-containing protein, whose translation is MRKIVLGLMIVLAACNTAQNKKDASQPSQDNLNIENKEVIVLKVNAQEVDCYGAHGKQKCLQIKELGVDSTWKNQYEGIEGFNYSSGFVYNLQVEKIALKEAPQDASSIFYKLIEVLKKEKPITDEELAKFPILEVTEIRNGKDGYTAILKDDKEGLYTCTISIPNLEDNYVQLKVGDKVRIAGEYAESYPVQIFAKRILKEE